A single window of Osmia bicornis bicornis chromosome 14, iOsmBic2.1, whole genome shotgun sequence DNA harbors:
- the LOC114879972 gene encoding peptidyl-prolyl cis-trans isomerase 6-like, producing MKLKVGNSEFSVSNRKIMKILLAIACLVALASTLENDNLTVTDQVYFDIMIDDHPAGRIVIGLFGETVPKTVKNFLVLSTTGVAGKTYKGSIFHRVIKKFMVQGGDIENDDGTGSISIYGKYFEDENFELGHNGPLYVSMANAGKDTNGCQFFITTISTPWLDGKHTVFGKVIDGEHVVFKIEQTRTNADDVPIKPVVIYDSGSIPTPSPFKINDHVYNIWAWIKATSIPLGFSFSILGFFHYMLKQLDITEI from the exons ATGAAGTTAAAAGTTGGAAATTCTGAGTTTTCTGTGTCTAATCGTAAAATCATGAAGATCCTGTTGGCGATAGCCTGTTTGGTTGCATTGGCTTCAACTTTAGAG aacgATAATCTGACCGTCACCGATCAAGTCTACTTCGACATTATGATAGACGACCATCCAGCTGGTCGAATCGTAATTGGTTTATTCGGTGAAACTGTACCAAAGACTGTGAAGAATTTTCTTGTTTTATCGACAACTGGAGTAGCAGGAAAAACGTATAAGGGAAGTATATTTCATCGTGTAATTAAGAAGTTCATGGTACAAG GTGGAGATATAGAAAATGATGATGGGACTGGATCGATTAGTATCTATGGGAAATATTTTGAGGATGAGAATTTTGAACTTGGACACAATGGTCCCCTGTATGTGAGTATGGCGAATGCTGGAAAGGATACCAATGGTTGTCAATTCTTCATCACAACCATATCTACACCATGGTTAGATGGAAAACACACGGTGTTTGGAAAA GTTATTGACGGTGAACACGTGgtttttaaaattgaacaaaCTAGAACAAACGCGGATGATGTGCCAATTAAACCAGTGGTTATCTATGATAGTGGTTCTATTCCTACGCCTTCgccttttaaaataaacgatcaTGTTTATAA TATCTGGGCATGGATAAAAGCAACATCGATACCATTAGGTTTCAGCTTCTCTATCCTTGGCTTTTTCCATTACATGTTGAAGCAGTTGGATATAACGGAGATATAA
- the LOC114879970 gene encoding trypsin-1-like, with translation MLSKLIVFIAFLAVVSSDGKPYRGYPLPFYPKYTNEATEVPIKSVPWQASLQWGHTSHTHFCSGAIINERWVLTSAHCALMVPPYGDFVVKVGKHDLQIKERTEQTVFVEKSIIQRNYDGEAGPYDIALLRLSKSLEYTDSVNSIDLPESGNVSNGAAVTLTGWGSSWRTYAPIMPDKLQLLKLNTIDIDTCNKSVIQLTGSSSLSVNTICTGPRSSGFATCNGDPGSPLVVSNGTNYELIGIASWGIVPCGTFGAPTIYTEVYPYIDWIINIMMYA, from the exons ATGTTGTCGAAACTGATTGTCTTTATTGCCTTTCTTGCCGTAGTTAGCTCTG ACGGGAAACCATACCGCGGTTATCCTTTACCATTTTACCCCAAATATACCAATGAAGCAACGGAAGTTCCAATAAAATCTGTCCCATGGCAAGCCTCCCTTCAATGGGGTCACACTTCTCACACTCACTTCTGTAGCGGAGCTATTATCAACGAGCGATGGGTCCTCACTTCAGCACACTGTGCTTTGATGGTTCCACCCTACGGTGACTTTGTGGTTAAGGTAGGAAAGCATGACTTGCAAATCAAGGAACGCACTGAACAAACGGTCTTTGTTGAAAAATCTATCATACAGAGGAATTATGATGG AGAAGCGGGTCCCTATGACATCGCCTTGCTGAGACTGTCCAAATCATTGGAGTACACCGATTCCGTCAATAGTATCGATCTACCGGAATCAGGAAACGTATCGAACGGAGCTGCTGTTACCTTAACAGGCTGGGGATCATCTTGGAGAACATACGCTCCAATTATGCCTGACAAACTTCAACTCCTGAAACTAAATACGATAGACATAGACACTTGTAACAAATCTGTAATACAGCTTACAGGTTCATCTTCCTTATCTGTCAACACCATTTGTACTGGTCCCCGCAGTAGTGGTTTTGCCACGTGTAAT GGTGACCCTGGCAGTCCATTGGTCGTGAGTAACGGCACCAATTATGAACTGATCGGCATCGCTTCCTGGGGAATCGTTCCGTGTGGTACGTTCGGTGCACCAACGATCTACACGGAAGTATACCCTTATATTGATtggattattaatattatgatGTATGCATAA
- the LOC114879973 gene encoding carboxypeptidase B-like — protein MEKSSRSRGAWFTFAFLLAAVLVVEAAVIDRQRREFVIPDWIEIVDEPVAENSQTIQRAVRVRDAKVNYGGAQVWRVQASESQKDLVSNVTMDFQEAGLLSLWASNETGVDVMIRSEEIPRVARYLQQKDLQFQVVIEDVQKAIDEENPSLSEEEMEELEGRRGHRMEWTSYHRLEDIHGYLDYLAETFPDVCSVVSIGNSVEGRPLKVLRISNGKPNEHALWIDGGIHAREWISPAAVTYIINHLVENSEDLEADYYILPVANPDGYEYTFTRDRLWRKNRKRPVGSMCTGIDLNRNFGYRWGGMGTSKDPCREIYAGSGPFSEPETNAIRNFFEASAANFKAYLTFHSYGQYILYPWGYDKRVPPDYADLERVGRQVAAAMKKAGGANSEYTVGNSATTLYAASGGSDDWAKAILKMKYAYTIELRDTGKHGFVLPARYIVPTAKEALAAVMIVTEACKLL, from the exons ATGGAGAAGAGCAGTAGGTCGCGTGGTGCGTGGTTCACGTTTGCGTTTCTTCTCGCCGCTGTTCTCGTCGTCGAGGCGGCTGTGATCGATCGGCAAAGACGAGAATTCGTGATACCGGATTGGATTGAGATCGTGGACGAGCCTGTCGCCGAGAACTCGCAGACAATTCAAAGGGCGGTTAGAGTTAGGGATGCCAAGGTGAATTACGGGGGAGCACAGGTGTGGAGGGTTCAAGCCTCCGAGAGTCAAAAGGACCTGGTGTCGAATGTGACGATGGACTTTCAAGAAGCTGGAT TGCTCTCGTTATGGGCTAGCAACGAAACAGGAGTAGATGTGATGATTCGTTCAGAAGAAATTCCGAGAGTGGCTCGTTATTTGCAACAAAAGGATCTACAATTCCAAGTGGTAATCGAAGATGTGCAGAAAGCGATAGACGAAGAAAATCCATCGCTTTCCGAAGAAGAGATGGAGGAACTGGAAGGTCGCAGAG GTCATCGAATGGAGTGGACAAGTTACCATCGCCTCGAAGACATCCATGGATACCTTGATTACCTGGCTGAGACTTTTCCAGACGTCTGTTCTGTAGTCAGTATTGGAAATTCTGTCGAGGGACGACCTCTTAAG GTTTTGAGAATCAGCAATGGGAAGCCCAATGAGCATGCATTATGGATCGATGGGGGAATCCACGCTCGTGAATGGATCTCCCCAGCTGCGGTAACTTACATCATCAACCATCTGGTTGAAAACAGTGAAGATTTAGAGGctgattactatatcctccCTGTAGCGAATCCTGATGG ATACGAATACACGTTCACGAGGGATCGTTTATGGCGAAAGAACAGGAAACGTCCTGTAGGTAGCATGTGCACCGGAATTGATCTAAACAGAAACTTCGGTTATCGCTGGGGTGGTATGGGAACCAGCAAAGATCCCTGCCGTGAAATCTACGCAGGTTCCGGGCCGTTCTCCGAACCGGAAACGAACGCCATTCGGAATTTCTTCGAGGCTAGCGCTGCTAACTTCAAA GCGTACCTGACGTTTCACAGTTACGGTCAGTATATTCTATACCCATGGGGTTACGACAAACGCGTCCCACCGGATTACGCGGATCTGGAAAGGGTTGGAAGACAGGTAGCCGCGGCGATGAAGAAAGCAGGTGGGGCAAACAGCGAGTACACGGTCGGAAACAGCGCTACCACTCTGTATGCGGCTTCCGGTGGTTCCGACGACTGGGCAAAAGCGATTCTAAAGATGAAATACGCTTACACGATCGAGCTAAGAGACACTGGAAAGCATGGTTTCGTTTTACCAGCTCGTTACATCGTCCCGACAGCGAAGGAAGCATTGGCCGCGGTAATGATCGTCACAGAGGCTTgcaaattattgtaa
- the LOC114879976 gene encoding cysteine dioxygenase type 1, with product MQVYSEDPRLFRVSREKLLNEKNPVQEKVSLTLRELIEALHEAFKTDHVNIDHVQDLMACYRSNPLEWKKYAKFDRYRYTRNLVDEGNGRFNLMVLCWGEGHGSAIHDHADAHCVMKILQGELCETRYEWPKKCKENFDTEEPEELRELERNTLGLNEICYINDSLGLHRVENPSAVNPAVSLHLYSPPFSSCSVFNKQTGQRTTCTVTFWSKYGEKRNREIQDARCPEDN from the exons ATGCAAGTTTACAGTGAAGATCCGAGATTGTTCCGTGTTTCCCGTGAAAAACTCTTGAACGAGAAGAACCCTGTACAAGAAAAGGTTTCTCTAACTCTTCGAGAACTTATCGAAGCTCTGCACGAAGCTTTCAAGACTGACCATGTTAATATTGACCATGTGCAAGATTTGATGGCGTGTTACAGGAGTAACCCCTTGGAATGGAAAAAATACGCCAAGTTTGATAGATATAg ATACACGAGAAACTTGGTCGACGAAGGAAACGGAAGGTTCAATCTGATGGTTCTGTGTTGGGGAGAAGGACATGGGTCAGCCATACACGACCATGCCGATGCACATTGTGTCATGAAAATTCTACAGGGTGAACTTTGTGAG acCAGATATGAGTGGCCCAAGAAATGTAAGGAGAATTTTGACACGGAGGAACCGGAAGAACTTCGAGAATTAGAAAGAAACACTCTCGGACTAAATGAAATATGTTACATTAATG attCCCTGGGACTGCATCGAGTCGAGAATCCAAGTGCAGTAAACCCTGCAGTTTCGCTGCACCTGTACTCGCCTCCATTCTCCTCGTGTTCAGTTTTCAATAAGCAAACTGGTCAAAGAACAACGTGTACAGTCACCTTTTGGTCGAAATACGGAGAGAAGAGAAATAGG GAGATTCAAGACGCCAGGTGTCCTGAGGATAACTAA